One Acetobacterium sp. KB-1 DNA segment encodes these proteins:
- the adhE gene encoding bifunctional acetaldehyde-CoA/alcohol dehydrogenase: protein MIQRPDVVNNVESLNHRLEEVKAAQRLFATYTQEQVDAIFLAAATAATKNRIYLAKMAFEETKMGLVEDKVIKNHFASEYIYNAYKDTQTCGVLEESQAFGIKTIIAPLGVVAAVIPTTNPTSTAIFKSLIALKTRNGIIFSPHPGARNCTIEAARIVLEAAVAAGAPEGIIAWIDEPSVELSMEIMKAADVVLATGGPGIVKSAYSSGKPAIGVGNGNTPAIIDSTADVLMAVNSIILSKTFDNGTICASEQSVVIDAKIYEKCIVEFRKRGCYLLDENEKDMVRKIILNAAGNINAQIVGRSAYQIAKLAGFECPEDAKVLLGEVTELDVTKEPFAHEKLSPILAVYKSVDFEDSVNIADRLVVDGGIGHTSVLYVDTVKAPDKLKTFEERMKTSRILVNTPSSHGGIGDLYNFKLLPSLTLGCGSWAGNSVSGNVGVKELMNVKTVAERRENMLWFRTPEKVYFKKGCTSVALQELQCVYKRKKAFIVTDAFLYKSGFTKDITSQLEEMGISHYTYFDVTPDPTLECAKAGAAAMAAFEPDVIIAIGGGSAMDAAKIMWIMYEHPEADFADLAMRFMDIRKRVYGFPEMGKKAIMVCIATTAGTGSEVTPFAIITDEKTQTKYSIADYSLLPTMAISDADMMMDQPKGLTATSGIDVLTHALESYVSMLATDYTEALSLRAAKLVFDYLPRAYQYGRDDVEAREKMANASTIAGLAFANAFLGVCHSMAHKLGAHHHVAHGFANALLITEVMKYNASEAPKKMGAFSQYQYPKTMKKYAEMASYLGLPGKNDQEKFESLIAKVEELKACIGVPKSIKEFGVDEQEFLSNLDLKCEEAFDDQCTGANARYPLMSEIREMYLNSYYGKESKWY, encoded by the coding sequence GTGATCCAAAGACCAGATGTTGTCAACAACGTTGAGAGTCTTAACCATCGATTAGAAGAAGTGAAAGCTGCTCAACGATTATTTGCTACCTATACTCAGGAACAGGTGGATGCCATTTTTCTGGCGGCTGCCACAGCAGCAACTAAAAACCGGATCTATTTGGCTAAAATGGCATTTGAAGAAACAAAGATGGGTCTTGTCGAAGATAAGGTAATCAAAAATCACTTTGCTTCTGAGTATATCTATAATGCTTATAAAGATACTCAAACCTGTGGTGTATTGGAAGAATCGCAGGCCTTTGGAATTAAAACAATCATCGCACCACTGGGTGTTGTTGCAGCGGTTATACCGACAACCAATCCGACATCAACGGCGATTTTTAAATCACTCATTGCCCTAAAGACGCGCAACGGGATTATTTTTTCGCCCCATCCAGGAGCCCGGAATTGTACCATCGAAGCAGCCAGAATTGTTTTAGAGGCCGCCGTGGCTGCAGGAGCGCCAGAAGGTATTATCGCCTGGATCGATGAGCCATCGGTTGAACTGTCGATGGAAATTATGAAAGCGGCTGACGTGGTACTCGCTACCGGTGGACCGGGAATTGTAAAATCGGCTTATTCATCAGGGAAACCGGCTATTGGCGTTGGGAATGGCAATACACCTGCTATTATTGACAGTACAGCCGATGTGCTGATGGCCGTGAACTCAATTATTCTTTCCAAAACTTTTGATAACGGGACCATCTGTGCGTCAGAGCAATCGGTAGTCATTGATGCAAAAATCTATGAAAAATGTATTGTGGAGTTTAGAAAACGCGGGTGCTATCTTTTAGATGAAAACGAAAAAGATATGGTCAGAAAGATCATCCTTAATGCCGCGGGAAATATTAACGCTCAGATTGTTGGTCGCTCAGCCTATCAAATTGCTAAATTGGCAGGTTTTGAGTGTCCCGAGGATGCCAAAGTGCTCTTAGGTGAAGTAACCGAATTAGATGTGACCAAGGAACCTTTTGCTCACGAAAAATTATCACCAATTCTGGCGGTGTATAAGAGTGTTGATTTTGAAGATAGTGTCAATATTGCTGACAGACTTGTTGTTGATGGTGGGATTGGACATACATCGGTTTTATATGTTGACACAGTTAAGGCACCAGATAAGTTAAAAACGTTTGAAGAACGAATGAAAACAAGTCGGATCCTCGTGAATACACCCTCATCACATGGTGGGATTGGCGATCTCTACAACTTTAAACTACTGCCTTCCTTAACTCTGGGCTGTGGTAGCTGGGCCGGAAATTCTGTTTCTGGTAATGTTGGCGTCAAAGAATTGATGAATGTAAAAACAGTGGCTGAAAGGCGGGAAAATATGCTTTGGTTTAGAACCCCGGAAAAGGTTTATTTCAAAAAAGGATGCACAAGTGTAGCGCTGCAGGAATTACAATGTGTCTACAAACGAAAAAAGGCGTTTATTGTGACAGATGCATTTTTGTATAAAAGTGGCTTTACAAAAGATATCACCAGTCAATTGGAAGAAATGGGAATTTCACATTATACTTATTTTGATGTGACACCCGATCCGACCCTGGAATGTGCCAAAGCGGGCGCAGCAGCGATGGCCGCGTTTGAACCGGATGTGATTATTGCAATTGGTGGCGGTTCAGCCATGGATGCAGCGAAGATTATGTGGATAATGTATGAACATCCAGAGGCCGATTTTGCCGATCTGGCCATGCGTTTTATGGATATCAGAAAACGCGTCTATGGTTTTCCGGAAATGGGCAAAAAAGCCATCATGGTCTGTATTGCAACAACCGCCGGGACGGGATCGGAAGTAACCCCTTTTGCCATCATCACCGATGAGAAAACGCAGACAAAATATTCCATCGCTGATTATTCTTTATTGCCGACCATGGCAATCAGTGATGCGGATATGATGATGGATCAACCGAAAGGGCTGACGGCGACATCGGGAATTGACGTGTTGACCCATGCATTGGAATCCTATGTTTCAATGTTGGCAACGGACTATACCGAAGCATTGTCGTTAAGAGCGGCTAAGCTGGTATTTGACTATCTGCCCAGAGCCTATCAGTATGGTCGGGATGATGTTGAAGCCCGCGAAAAAATGGCCAACGCGTCAACAATTGCCGGGCTTGCTTTTGCCAATGCCTTCTTAGGGGTTTGTCACTCCATGGCGCATAAACTGGGTGCCCATCACCATGTCGCTCATGGCTTTGCCAATGCCTTGCTAATTACCGAAGTGATGAAATATAATGCCTCTGAGGCACCTAAAAAAATGGGCGCTTTTTCCCAATATCAGTATCCGAAAACGATGAAAAAATATGCAGAAATGGCATCATATCTCGGTCTTCCCGGTAAAAACGATCAGGAGAAGTTTGAAAGTCTGATTGCCAAAGTGGAAGAACTGAAAGCGTGCATTGGCGTTCCCAAATCGATTAAAGAATTTGGTGTCGATGAACAGGAATTCTTAAGTAATCTGGATTTGAAATGTGAAGAAGCATTTGATGATCAATGTACTGGCGCCAACGCCAGATATCCACTCATGAGCGAAATCAGGGAAATGTACCTGAATTCGTATTATGGCAAAGAATCCAAATGGTATTGA
- a CDS encoding phenylacetate--CoA ligase family protein produces MGLFLFIRKREKPLETLKNLQRFVKRLEEKSPFYQQRFKKAEIVAADIKTMADFEKLPFTDKGDLRNAYPLGLQAVPDREVVRIHSSSGTTGQPVIIPYTAGDVADWAEMFARCYRYAEMTDEDRIQITPGYGLWTAGIGFQAGAEKMGAMAIPMGPGNTQKQLQMMVDLKTTVLASTSSYALLLAEEVANQKLGDQIHLKRGVIGSERWGDKMRSRIAKELGIELFDIYGLTEIYGPGISIDCSQHDGLHYWSDYLYFEILDQDTLKPAPMGAYGELVITTFRKEGAPLLRYRTHDITRFVPGPCACGSVHPRHDRIIGRTDDMVKVKGVNIYPGQIDEVLKNVEGVSSEYLTTVDHQDGKDCISLAFEILSGVDTYVVEAEVKRQFKSRVGLSIIPIAGPIGSLPRSEKKSVRIIDRRFS; encoded by the coding sequence ATGGGTCTTTTTTTGTTTATAAGAAAGAGGGAGAAGCCATTGGAAACATTAAAAAATCTACAGAGATTTGTTAAGCGGCTGGAAGAAAAGAGTCCGTTTTATCAGCAGCGTTTTAAAAAAGCGGAGATTGTGGCGGCAGACATAAAAACCATGGCGGATTTTGAGAAGCTGCCCTTTACCGATAAAGGCGATTTGCGTAATGCTTATCCCCTGGGATTACAGGCGGTGCCGGACCGTGAAGTGGTACGGATTCATTCTTCGTCGGGAACCACTGGTCAGCCGGTGATCATTCCCTATACGGCTGGGGATGTGGCCGACTGGGCAGAAATGTTTGCCCGCTGTTATCGGTATGCCGAGATGACTGACGAGGATCGAATTCAAATTACCCCGGGTTACGGTCTCTGGACCGCCGGGATCGGATTTCAGGCCGGAGCGGAAAAAATGGGAGCCATGGCCATTCCGATGGGTCCGGGAAATACTCAGAAACAATTGCAGATGATGGTCGATTTAAAAACCACGGTGCTGGCGTCTACCTCATCTTATGCTCTGTTGCTGGCGGAAGAGGTCGCCAATCAGAAGCTGGGCGATCAAATCCATTTAAAACGAGGCGTTATCGGTTCGGAACGCTGGGGCGATAAGATGCGCAGCCGGATTGCAAAAGAGTTGGGAATTGAGCTTTTTGATATTTATGGACTTACCGAAATCTATGGTCCCGGGATTTCGATTGACTGCAGCCAACATGATGGGCTTCACTATTGGTCGGATTATCTGTATTTTGAAATTCTCGATCAGGACACCCTTAAACCGGCACCAATGGGAGCATATGGAGAATTGGTAATTACCACTTTCCGGAAGGAAGGGGCACCACTGCTGCGCTACCGAACTCATGACATCACCCGGTTTGTTCCCGGCCCTTGTGCCTGTGGATCCGTGCATCCCCGACATGACCGGATCATCGGCCGAACCGATGATATGGTGAAGGTCAAGGGCGTGAATATTTACCCGGGTCAAATTGATGAGGTGCTAAAAAATGTGGAAGGGGTCAGTAGTGAATATCTGACGACGGTCGATCATCAGGATGGAAAAGACTGTATTTCTTTGGCTTTTGAAATTCTAAGCGGGGTGGACACGTATGTTGTTGAAGCTGAAGTGAAAAGGCAATTTAAATCCCGGGTAGGTTTAAGTATTATTCCGATAGCAGGTCCGATTGGATCATTGCCCCGATCCGAAAAGAAAAGTGTCCGGATCATTGATCGCCGCTTCAGTTAA
- a CDS encoding DUF6440 family protein, with amino-acid sequence MKTKKQKKNRFQIVISEPTGEHSGCKVIEDTETGINYLYHFDEFGGGLTVLIDEEGEPLIAPEK; translated from the coding sequence ATGAAGACAAAAAAGCAAAAGAAGAATCGGTTTCAAATTGTAATTAGTGAACCCACTGGAGAGCACTCTGGGTGTAAGGTCATTGAAGATACTGAAACAGGAATCAACTACTTATACCATTTTGATGAATTTGGTGGCGGACTCACGGTGCTCATTGATGAGGAAGGTGAACCGTTGATTGCTCCTGAAAAATAA
- the eno gene encoding phosphopyruvate hydratase codes for MNTYIEDIFAREILDSRGNPTIEVDVILEDGTMGRSIVPSGASTGAFEAVELRDKDSSRYQGKGVLKAVDSVAYAQEFLVGLDASDQIAIDGVLISLDGTENKSKLGANAILGISMAAAHAAAKSLGLPFYKYLGGVNAKLLPTPMMNILNGGEHADNNVDIQEFLIMPVGAKNFREAVRMGSEIFHQLKKVLGEKGMATSVGDEGGFAPNLKSNEEALQLIVTAIEGAGYTPGEEVKLAMDVAASEIYNKETKKYFLAGEGVEKTAAEMIDFYEMLIGKYPIISIEDGLDEEDWEGWAVMTKRLGKKVQLVGDDIFVTNTERLKRGIDSCVANSILVKVNQIGTLTETLDTIEMAKRAGYTVVVSHRSGETEDVTIADLVVAVNAGQIKTGAPSRTDRVAKYNQLMRIEEQLGLLSTYAGKDAFYNL; via the coding sequence ATGAATACTTATATTGAAGATATTTTTGCCAGAGAAATACTGGATTCCCGGGGGAACCCTACCATTGAAGTGGATGTTATTCTGGAAGATGGTACCATGGGCCGCAGCATCGTCCCTTCCGGGGCTTCAACCGGGGCTTTTGAAGCGGTTGAACTCAGAGACAAGGATAGCAGCCGCTATCAGGGCAAAGGGGTATTAAAAGCAGTCGATAGTGTAGCCTATGCCCAGGAGTTTTTAGTGGGTTTGGATGCGTCAGATCAGATTGCCATTGATGGGGTGCTGATCTCTTTGGATGGCACCGAAAACAAAAGCAAGCTCGGTGCTAATGCGATTTTAGGAATATCCATGGCTGCGGCCCATGCGGCGGCAAAGTCATTGGGACTACCCTTTTATAAATACCTGGGCGGGGTCAATGCCAAGCTTTTGCCAACCCCAATGATGAATATTTTAAACGGCGGGGAACATGCCGATAACAACGTGGATATTCAGGAATTTTTGATTATGCCTGTGGGCGCTAAGAATTTTCGAGAAGCTGTGCGGATGGGCTCAGAAATTTTCCACCAACTTAAAAAAGTATTGGGAGAAAAAGGAATGGCCACCTCGGTGGGAGATGAAGGTGGCTTTGCCCCGAATCTTAAATCCAACGAGGAAGCTTTGCAACTGATTGTTACCGCCATTGAAGGCGCCGGTTATACTCCTGGTGAAGAGGTAAAGCTGGCCATGGACGTGGCGGCTTCAGAAATATATAATAAAGAAACGAAGAAGTATTTTTTAGCCGGCGAAGGGGTGGAGAAAACCGCCGCGGAAATGATTGATTTTTATGAAATGCTGATTGGTAAATACCCCATTATTTCCATTGAGGATGGCCTGGATGAAGAAGATTGGGAAGGCTGGGCAGTCATGACAAAACGGTTGGGGAAAAAAGTTCAACTGGTGGGTGATGACATCTTTGTCACCAACACCGAGCGACTGAAACGGGGCATTGATTCTTGCGTTGCGAATTCGATTCTGGTTAAAGTGAACCAAATCGGTACCCTGACTGAAACCCTGGACACCATTGAGATGGCCAAGCGGGCCGGCTATACCGTGGTAGTTTCCCATCGCTCTGGCGAAACAGAGGATGTCACCATTGCCGATCTGGTGGTGGCAGTTAATGCCGGCCAGATCAAAACCGGAGCACCATCCCGAACCGATCGGGTGGCCAAATATAATCAACTGATGCGAATTGAAGAACAGTTAGGACTACTGAGCACCTATGCCGGGAAAGACGCGTTTTATAATCTTTAA
- a CDS encoding LysR family transcriptional regulator yields MNLTNLQYIIEIDKFGSISLAAKKLFVAQSNLSRAVKEMEKEFDITIFQRTSKGVVTTREGQRFLNHAKEIQDQVNSLKTEYSDLTDKGVNIKISVPRADYIAEVFTEYISSLSEENVLRIHYYETNTMKTIRNILDYQYDIGIIRFNSLHEGYYLSLLKLKKLQHRMILEFDYLLLTSKKSVIADKHIRSYDDLKDCIEVIHGDDRLPSGDYVDLTEDDREERSQDKVIYLYERGSQFELLSTIPNTFMWVSPMPQEVLDKYGLVQMRCGAFAKYMKDMMIFKEDHVQKKCEKEFLDLLREKTRDYGCYF; encoded by the coding sequence ATGAATTTAACGAATTTGCAATATATCATCGAAATTGATAAGTTTGGTTCCATCTCTTTGGCGGCTAAAAAGCTCTTTGTAGCACAATCGAATTTAAGCCGGGCCGTAAAAGAGATGGAAAAAGAATTTGATATCACCATTTTTCAGAGAACCTCCAAAGGGGTGGTCACAACCCGGGAAGGGCAACGGTTTTTAAACCATGCAAAAGAAATTCAGGATCAGGTCAATAGTCTAAAAACTGAGTATTCGGATCTGACTGACAAAGGGGTTAATATAAAAATATCGGTTCCCCGGGCTGATTATATTGCAGAAGTGTTTACCGAATACATCTCTTCACTAAGTGAAGAGAACGTGCTGCGGATTCACTATTATGAAACAAACACGATGAAAACAATCCGAAATATCTTGGATTATCAATATGATATCGGTATTATCCGCTTTAATTCGCTGCATGAAGGTTATTATCTGTCATTGCTGAAACTCAAAAAACTGCAGCATCGCATGATTTTAGAATTTGACTATCTGCTTTTGACCTCTAAAAAGAGTGTTATCGCCGATAAACATATCCGCTCATATGATGATTTGAAAGACTGTATTGAAGTTATCCATGGTGATGATCGCTTGCCATCTGGCGACTATGTTGATTTGACAGAGGACGATCGGGAAGAGCGCTCCCAGGATAAGGTTATTTACCTGTATGAGCGGGGGAGTCAGTTTGAACTGCTTAGTACCATTCCCAATACATTTATGTGGGTTTCCCCGATGCCCCAGGAAGTTTTGGATAAATATGGACTGGTTCAAATGCGGTGCGGTGCCTTTGCAAAGTATATGAAAGATATGATGATTTTTAAAGAGGATCATGTTCAGAAAAAATGCGAAAAAGAATTTCTGGACTTGCTAAGAGAAAAAACAAGAGACTATGGATGTTATTTTTAA